In the Neodiprion virginianus isolate iyNeoVirg1 chromosome 2, iyNeoVirg1.1, whole genome shotgun sequence genome, TATACAAGACTGGTGTCCCTCTTCCtcaatgacaattttttgagCGATATCAACAACACTATCGAGGACCTCCAGTATCTTCAAGTCCTCGACATATCTGACAACGGTTTTTACGTCCTACCGTCGACCCTCTTCCAGCTTCCGTATCTCCGTACGCTGTACCTGTCGCACAACTTCCTCACGGACGGAACATTCAAGCTGGAAGTAACTGCGCCAATCGAACATCTTGAGATCGGGCGGAACAAGTTGACGAAAATACCGTCGATCGGACCTCAGCCGTCGCTGACTAAACTGAACCTATCGACTAACAACATTGATCGGCTATCGGTGGACGATGTGGCTCCGTTCTGCAAATTAGAAATCTTGGATATCACCAACAATCCCATATCGTTAGGGGACTCGAGTTGCGATTGTCACCAGTTCATGAAGTGGGTGAAAATACGTAACATAACGCTTGTATCGAATATTGCCTGTAAACGCGAGACCCTCGATTCTTGCAGCGCAACGAGTTTCACAAACGAGACGATGGCGTTGTACAACGAATGCTTAGGAGCGATCGAGATCGCCAAAGCTCAAGCCAAGGCGAAGGCGACCTGGATAACAGCGGGAAGCTGCATCCTCGCCTTTCTGGTTTGCGTCATAATCGGTCTTTACTGTGTCCATAAGAGGAATAAGAAgcgggaaaagaaaaagaagaaggcgCAAACATTGGCCGCAAATAACGCGAACACGGAACTGCTCAACGGCAATTTGCCTGAGCCAGTCTAGGAGGCGGTCCTCGAGTGAAAATGTGCCTGAGCTTCGCTTCAATGGCGGATAAATCGCCGGTGATAAGGAACACGCGTGGTCTTGAACGACCAGACGTGAGGTGGAAAGAGCAACTGTGTGCATGCGTAAAACTGACATGTGACGGTCGTTctggggtttttttttttatttgcgaaATCACGACTTACAAGTAGACTTGTAGATGTATCTCAAGGGTCGTGGTATTATCCGGAAACTTTGTGAAGTGGAACACCATTTTACCCCTGACCTGGACAAAATGCCTAAACCACTTCTTTCTAAGGAATTTAAGAACAAAACAAACATGAATGAGAACATTTAAACACTGtaattatcataattttttacgTTAATTAAACAACGAGATTATCCTACCGTAATTGTTGCCGCTTGTGAAAGATATGAACTTCAGATATTGTTGCAAACTGTGTAACATCACTTGTTGAAGTATTATAACGTTCATCGTAAGTCATATATAAGTgactgtatacatataaagcaatcgttcaattttatgCACGTGAACATTTTCTCTCATGGCATATTTTATCGTGCACAGTATAAAGTTCAAACGATACTGTCATATACAATAGTATTCcataatgatgaaaaattttttcatagaGGTGATCGATGATTACTTGTGCAAATCTTAAATTAAATCGCATCAGTCAAGTGAATGTTATTGAATTTAACGATATTATTgtatgattattatcattagtATTAccgttattgttgttgttattaaattaattttttttcatttagtaCCATCACACAGATGCAACGATAAGGAAGATTCGCAGTTgcttttttcctttcgttgTCCtcgtaatttctttttcttacgaCCAACTACCAAATATAATAAAGatttatattatgtattatagtTCCTATGTGCTTATTGTTACGTTCCAACAATTCAGTTGTTTATTGCggtaattttctattttgctTCCTTAATATAATTACAGATGTCGTTTTAGATACCtaaatgcataaaaaatgttcataCTTGTACTGTATACATATCAATTCTGTGAAGTAAATTGATCAAATATCAATTGCAACGTACACTATATAATGCAGGTAATTCATAATGAGAGCAATTGGAATATGCTCTCATTTGTTTACATAATTGTATTACGTAGTAATTGTTCAcagaatttaatttatatctaATTTTACTGTTTCCACATAGTtgtacgtgtattatataaatatagttatttttttaggtgtaaattaatttcggtttttttatagtttcattttatcaatttttgtttcatagttcaatctcaaatttttctacagtGAATTTCAGTTTTAAACGATGTTATCGTctcgaagaataaaaaaaattgtccactCACTAAAATCTGAGTCCAACCAGTCTTGGAAAATTTCCGAggcttgaaaaattctgataCCGGTTCTTGATATATCATTTGGAAACAAAGTTTCGATTGATCAACCAAATGTTACATCACATAAGTGttatgaattataaaaaaaaaaaaaacttacacTCGTCTTTCAAGAAAGGTCTGTACATTTAGAAATCCGAGAAGATTGTCGTAAATTGTGGGCCTGTTTCCCAAGCTTACTTTCTCAATCCCGCGGAAACGTCATTTCTGATAAATCATGATTCTAGCATATTCTAGCAAAGTACAAGATCTACGAAAAATCTCATGTTACAGTCATTTAATGGCGGTAGATTCAGCTGAAACGTGACGTTAGTTGATGCGATAATAAACAATCTTGCGATGTTAGTTATTGTAAGCAACTTCGACTTCTTGCGGTCACCGACACGCGAGAATCTTTGATGATTTTGCTATCAAAAgggataaaattaaataagcTTCCGGCTCACGAATTGCACTGACATGCGGTGCGTGGTATTGCGATATAAAAAAGGTGAAATGTATCAGGATACTCTACGAAGGCTTCAGCAGTAGTCTGGATTCTTTCCCGAACCGGCACATGCGAAATTAACTAACAGACTTAAAAGGATAAGGCAGTATCTTTTTAaaacatatatacacatatttgtaaaataaatagtaATCCAAACACATGTGGATACCCATAttttaaattcttatttttttattttatagatAACGTTGCACGCGTGAGATAATTTCAGACGTTCGAACCAAAGCCGACCGTTTTGATCTATAATTAGAATAGCCGGGGAAGTCTTTGTGATTAGTTATTAACATTATCATAGAAAAGCCGCGGATACTAGAGGCGCATAAAGTGAAGCTAGTGTGCCAGTTCTTCCATAATCTAGCTTCTGGTCCACCTTTTCTCCCGCCTAGTTAAGTTGTCTGTATAGCacatctttctctctcacctCCATCCCTTCCAACATTCGTTCCCTGTCTGTTTATAGTCGCATAGCGCAATTACGTCACGCATCATTCCGCGATTCAACGGCACTAAGCCAGGTAAAGTGAGGAAACACTCGCCACTCGAGATACGGCAAAAATAGCAATAATTCGGGGTCAGGTGGAGGGGGAAACTCATCTTTGAtatcataatatttatatctgCTTTAATTTAACAGAATTATGAttcaatcaaaaaaatataatagcacgtaaaaaatatacacaaaatattaaatataaaagtaCGTCaaggatatgaaaaaaattctgatatAACACACATATTTCAAAGGCCAAAATgatgatttattcaaaattgagttcattttcaatgtctttacaataaatagtGTTACTAaatataattcatttattattccatatgtatttttcaaactttcctatgaatgaatattttaatatgGAATTAATCATGTGGATGGGTAAAACCAAAGGGGTGTATGGAATGTGTATAAGCATAGTTTGTTCGCCTTTATGGCATGAGGCCATTGGTGTATATCTAAAGGTCGTGAGCAATTCTGAATACATACCGACTTCCGAAcctcatatttttcttttataatttatttcgaaGTTTATAATTGGAAAACAATTCCTGCCTTTCTGAATGCTTAGTACTAAACTGTACACGTAATAACACATCTTCACAAGTATGGAAAATTGTTCAGAAAATTCTGATAAGTCTAACAAATATCTTGTATAAGATAAATCGgtgtcaaaaaattcaaataattacaACTGAAAcaagttatacatatactatgtTATCATACTTCCATTGTCTTCGAATGAAAACAAAGTTGGCATCGCATTTGCTTTACGAACTAAACCTCGACCTGACGATcggaaacatttttcatcgaaatgaTCACTACTACCGAAATGAGAAATTGTTTGACAAGAAATGCCGTTCCGATCTGCTTCAAACTGTAACTGAAAATAGAGCAATTAGCGGAAGAAAATCTAAATTATGTGGAGAGTATTGGTTCTAAAAATAAGGTATGCATAAAAAATACGGCATAATGTGTTGTATACGTTACTATATATATCTAAAGTACATGCGTCAGATATAATTACAGGagatttataattaataaatgtATTATTACATTTCTAATTACAGGAAACTATGTCACCCTTCGCCATTTTAAACAGAGTTGACGCTGCGAGTCAAGTTTCCTCAAAACGCTTGAAACCATCTCCAAGAGAAGAGACCCTGATATCAAAATTCGATACACTGCAGAAGTGTATGAAGCGTAGAGATACAAAACTACAATCATTGGGAGGAGCTATCGATGTCTTGAAAAGAACCTTAACCTATTCCAAAGGCGTAGAAACTATTTTTGAAAGGCATTTTTAAGATGTCAAATTGCAGATGCTGTTGAATgaatttaacaataataatattacaccAAATCATAGACAGTACCCCGAAAACATTAGGCAGTTGGCGTTGATGGTTTATTTCTATTATCCTAAAGCCTATTAGGTCAGcgtcaatatttatatttgcCTCATTCTGCTACCATCAGGAAATG is a window encoding:
- the LOC124297285 gene encoding protein lap4-like, whose amino-acid sequence is MKIDFTPLTTGSTKAMTILLSNGIFSLILCMAAAPADVMVLGKPSFISDQGQFVRKCIYSKWYSKLQVNCSRRDFENIPEKLNTKVEIMVMSSNRLREELPPHTFAPYTRLVSLFLNDNFLSDINNTIEDLQYLQVLDISDNGFYVLPSTLFQLPYLRTLYLSHNFLTDGTFKLEVTAPIEHLEIGRNKLTKIPSIGPQPSLTKLNLSTNNIDRLSVDDVAPFCKLEILDITNNPISLGDSSCDCHQFMKWVKIRNITLVSNIACKRETLDSCSATSFTNETMALYNECLGAIEIAKAQAKAKATWITAGSCILAFLVCVIIGLYCVHKRNKKREKKKKKAQTLAANNANTELLNGNLPEPV